A single region of the Triticum dicoccoides isolate Atlit2015 ecotype Zavitan chromosome 2B, WEW_v2.0, whole genome shotgun sequence genome encodes:
- the LOC119365824 gene encoding putative disease resistance RPP13-like protein 2 has protein sequence MAESAVASVVRAFGTLATEEAAFLRGVHADADLLRAELRRMQCFLRDADARRRDGARLTNWVVDVRAAAYDAENALEEADYLGRRRRLRLGFAGALVWCADVAALHTFGVNIRRVRARIREISDGAAAYGIADLGETTAVPADLQEQDEVIPYDLSWNSADTNLIVGFHEERNNIFRELMNHKICQICVISIVGMAGSGKSTLARKIYNDPRVKQHFHSSSWISVSEKYRFLDLIKDIARRIMGMTRKMIVIREEKDKDREDGGANSGSKSKEVTIEELENMEEDDVLKFLHEFLAHRRFLVVLDDVWKSNSYSKINRILSVLPDVNNGSRIILTTRDMDVPKHVARMKSIHEKKLLDGRESWELLEKMSFPVYQNVSSADRSRLMLIGKKLALKCKGLPLALVVLGGYLSRNLDYDIWSGLVHNLDWEARKNDEPVWNIIARSYNDLPNHQLKSCFLYVASFPEDHVIRVAKLCKLMISEGFIPHRPNRTMEDTAREYIKELAQRCMLQTVERSKWHGSIKSVVLHDVLREWGIAEARREGLFNIWSNPTDSEAPSDSITAYRIALHNFVGCTEINVAMPMLRTLLVFFKSPAVSLLCRMKCLRVLDLYGLKELKSLPSGVGNLIHLRYLGLEKCGSGTIGIPSSASDLLNLQTMDARGSTVKSLPGLFWNIPTLRHLFLSEVNHWVPPEVGCLGSLQTLYLCEVSLFRDVKSYLSHKQRSRARSANYSIALRNEKIWAAFLRSLEQMEQAVLLHLESWEVAKGFGRRYASGSRIRGQVFSAQLISSISRHRHLQVLELAGRWKHGDSQLSKLPHGLKKLKLIGSELSEDPMPVLGFLPNLVVLVLEDNAFKWNSMTCDAGGFPRLCHLTIDGIKSVESWNVEAGAFPSLTHLNLISSFTGMSLPPLGLLHVTSLKTLLLKRHTWNGSTISSSNVGKLEEMGCKVIIR, from the coding sequence ATGGCGGAATCTGCGGTGGCCTCGGTGGTGCGAGCGTTCGGTACGCTGGCCACCGAAGAGGCCGCCTTCCTCCGCGGCGTCCACGCCGACGCCGACCTTCTCAGGGCCGAGCTCCGCCGCATGCAGTGCTTCCTCCGCGACGCCGACGCCAGGCGCCGCGACGGCGCGCGCCTCACCAACTGGGTCGTGGACGTGCGCGCCGCGGCCTACGACGCGGAGAACGCGCTCGAGGAGGCCGACTACctcgggcgccgccgccgcctgcggcTCGGGTTCGCGGGCGCCCTTGTATGGTGCGCCGATGTCGCCGCGCTTCACACGTTCGGCGTGAACATCAGGCGCGTCCGGGCCAGGATCCGTGAGATCTCCGACGGCGCCGCAGCCTACGGGATCGCTGATCTTGGGGAGACCACCGCCGTCCCAGCTGACCTCCAGGAGCAAGACGAGGTGATCCCTTATGACCTCAGCTGGAACAGTGCAGATACTAATTTGATTGTTGGATTCCATGAGGAGAGAAATAATATATTCAGAGAGTTAATGAATCATAAGATTTGTCAAATTTGTGTGATCTCCATAGTTGGGATGGCTGGATCCGGCAAGTCCACGCTTGCAAGGAAAATTTACAACGACCCCCGTGTTAAACAACATTTTCATTCCTCGAGTTGGATTTCAGTGTCCGAGAAGTACAGGTTTCTTGATCTGATCAAGGATATTGCTAGGAGGATCATGGGTATGACAAGGAAAATGATAGTTATTAGAGAGGAGAAGGACAAGGACAGAGAGGATGGTGGGGCAAACAGTGGTAGCAAGTCAAAGGAGGTAACCATTGAAGAATTGGAAAATATGGAGGAGGATGATGTATTGAAATTCCTGCACGAGTTCCTCGCTCATAGaagatttcttgtagtgttggATGATGTTTGGAAGAGTAATTCTTACAGTAAGATAAATAGGATCCTCAGTGTCTTGCCGGATGTGAACAATGGTAGTAGAATCATTTTGACCACCCGGGATATGGATGTTCCAAAGCATGTCGCCAGGATGAAAAGCATTCATGAGAAGAAGCTTTTGGACGGGAGGGAGAGCTGGGAGTTGCTTGAGAAGATGTCCTTTCCAGTGTACCAAAATGTCAGCAGTGCTGATCGATCACGGTTGATGCTGATAGGAAAGAAATTGGCATTGAAATGCAAAGGGTTGCCACTTGCTCTTGTGGTCTTGGGAGGTTATCTTTCAAGGAACTTGGACTATGACATTTGGTCAGGATTGGTTCATAATCTAGACTGGGAAGCTCGCAAGAATGACGAGCCAGTCTGGAACATCATAGCTAGAAGTTACAATGACCTTCCTAATCACCAATTGAAATCATGCTTTCTTTATGTAGCCTCCTTTCCAGAGGACCATGTCATCCGCGTAGCAAAACTTTGCAAGCTGATGATATCGGAAGGATTTATTCCACATCGGCCGAATCGGACAATGGAAGATACAGCAAGAGAATATATAAAGGAGTTGGCACAGAGATGTATGCTCCAAACTGTTGAAAGGAGCAAGTGGCATGGCTCAATAAAGAGTGTAGTTCTCCACGATGTGCTTCGTGAATGGGGTATTGCAGAGGCAAGGAGGGAGGGATTATTCAATATTTGGAGTAATCCGACCGATTCTGAGGCACCCTCCGATTCGATAACGGCTTACCGAATTGCTCTCCATAACTTTGTTGGATGTACTGAGATTAATGTGGCCATGCCGATGCTCCGCACCTTGTTGGTGTTTTTCAAGTCACCAGCAGTATCACTACTGTGCAGGATGAAATGTCTCAGAGTACTTGATCTTTATGGCCTAAAAGAACTCAAGTCATTACCATCTGGCGTTGGCAACTTGATACATCTAAGATATTTAGGATTAGAAAAATGTGGCAGTGGAACGATTGGCATTCCTTCCTCAGCTAGCGATCTCTTGAACCTGCAAACTATGGATGCAAGAGGGTCAACAGTAAAATCACTACCAGGACTCTTTTGGAATATTCCGACCTTGAGGCACCTGTTTCTTAGTGAGGTCAATCACTGGGTTCCTCCGGAGGTTGGATGCCTTGGCTCGTTGCAGACTTTGTACTTGTGTGAAGTATCTTTGTTCCGTGATGTCAAGAGCTATCTTTCACACAAGCAACGCAGCAGGGCTAGAAGTGCAAACTATTCTATTGCTCTCAGAAACGAGAAAATATGGGCTGCCTTCTTAAGATCTTTGGAGCAAATGGAGCAGGCCGTGCTCTTACACTTGGAGAGTTGGGAAGTTGCGAAAGGGTTTGGTCGTAGATATGCTTCTGGGAGCAGAATACGAGGGCAGGTCTTTTCTGCGCAACTCATCAGTAGCATTTCGCGCCATAGGCATCTTCAAGTGCTAGAACTGGCTGGAAGGTGGAAGCACGGGGATAGCCAGCTAAGCAAGCTCCCTCATGGCCTCAAAAAGCTCAAGCTGATAGGTTCTGAACTGAGTGAAGACCCAATGCCTGTGCTGGGCTTCCTTCCGAATCTGGTGGTGCTTGTCTTGGAAGACAACGCTTTCAAGTGGAACAGCATGACATGCGATGCGGGAGGATTTCCTAGGCTGTGCCACCTGACAATTGACGGCATAAAAAGTGTTGAGTCTTGGAATGTTGAAGCTGGGGCATTTCCTTCACTAACTCATCTGAATCTTATATCGAGCTTCACTGGGATGTCCCTTCCTCCTCTAGGACTGTTGCATGTGACTTCACTTAAGACATTGCTGCTGAAGCGGCACACTTGGAATGGGAGCACTATTTCCTCCAGTAATGTTGGCAAACTAGAGGAGATGGGGTGCAAGGTCATCATTAGATGA
- the LOC119365825 gene encoding uncharacterized protein LOC119365825 codes for MMWGVAAAVASAAAVAVASGAELLACDCAPTEPAAAVAVGRCDEFLLRQRDSSALSGASGDDKFAPRFDGLRFIETLVTAHR; via the exons ATGATGTGGGGCGTCGCAGCCGCCGTCGCCTCCGCGGCCGCCGTCGCCGTGGCCTCCGGCGCCGAGCTCCTCGCCTGCGACTGCGCCCCGAcggagcccgccgccgccgtcgccgtcggcagATGCGACGAGTTCCTCCTCCGCCAGCGG GATTCCTCGGCGTTGAGCGGGGCCAGCGGCGACGACAAGTTCGCGCCGCGGTTCGACGGGCTGCGCTTCATCGAGACGCTCGTCACGGCGCACCGCTGA